From the Drosophila suzukii chromosome 2 unlocalized genomic scaffold, CBGP_Dsuzu_IsoJpt1.0 scf_2c, whole genome shotgun sequence genome, one window contains:
- the LOC139354437 gene encoding uncharacterized protein: MPQPPQMAPVPKARLTSFEKPFTCTGVDYFGPILVNVGRRKEKRWVALFTCLTLRAVHFEIAHSLDTSSCVMCFTNFMALRGTPRDIYSDNGTNFKATEKALREELIKINFDKIAMKFDGIKWKLNPPGAPHMGGAWERLVRTTKTVLKSICPNYNFNDESLRCALMEAQFIINSRPLTFVSLDSKDDSALTPNHLLMGSSNGYKPIKKEKMNLRRHWNEVKLFGDRFWQRWVKEFTPVLTRRTKWFERCPPISVGSVVIIVDENLPRNLWLKGRVTNTIPAKDGQVRRATIKTQHGILDRPATKIAVLDVGLEDGVDDDVENNDWNCDPCLAGGSSKNPRGRILRSPPPNQSDNSNILPSQNKVEQLVDDLIDMDKTSDGHIIPDDNSTASKNKLMLDMLEEKRASEQRFIEEKYKNLLQMNTLNVSTDGLFQATPASPSSSQIAARQAIP, encoded by the exons ATGCCACAGCCTCCACAAATGGCCCCGGTTCCAAAAGCTAGGTTGACCAGTTTCGAAAAACCATTCACGTGCACCGGCGTTGATTATTTTGGGCCTATCCTAGTCAACGTTGGAAGACGCAAAGAGAAGAGATGGGTTGCGCTGTTTACCTGCTTAACCCTGCGTGCAGTCCACTTCGAGATCGCTCACAGCCTCGATACAAGCTCCTGTGTGATGTGTTTCACGAATTTCATGGCACTACGTGGGACACCAAGAGATATTTATTCCGATAATGGCACTAATTTCAAGGCCACGGAGAAAGCATTACGAGAGGAGCTGATCAAGATCAACTTCGATAAAATTGCAATGAAGTTCGACGGCATTAAATGGAAACTTAACCCTCCAGGAGCCCCTCACATGGGTGGTGCTTGGGAAAGATTAGTCCGCACAACCAAAACAGTCCTAAAAAGCATCTGCCCGAATTACAATTTCAACGACGAAAGCCTGAGGTGTGCTCTAATGGAAGCACAGTTCATCATAAACTCACGTCCGTTAACTTTCGTCAGCCTGGACTCCAAGGACGACTCCGCGCTGACTCCAAACCACCTGCTAATGGGCTCATCAAATGGATACAAACCAATCAAGAAAGAGAAGATGAATTTAAGACGTCATTGGAACGAGGTAAAACTTTTTGGAGATCGCTTTTGGCAACGCTGGGTGAAGGAGTTCACACCGGTACTTACTAGACGGACAAAATGGTTCGAAAGATGTCCCCCTATATCAGTCGGAAGCGTAGTCATTATCGTCGACGAAAACTTGCCTAGAAACTTATGGCTTAAGGGCCGCGTAACCAACACTATTCCCGCCAAGGACGGACAAGTTCGTCGAGCCACTATTAAAACGCAGCATGGGATCCTCGATCGACCAGCCACAAAGATTGCGGTCTTAGATGTCGGCTTAGAAGATG GCGTCGACGACGACGTCGAGAACAACGATTGGAATTGCGATCCGTGCCTTGCTGGAGGTAGCTCCAAAAACCCACGTGGAAGGATATTACGATCACCGCCTCCAAATCAGTCCGACAACTCCAACATATTACCAAGCCAAAATAAGGTAGAGCAGCTAGTGGACGACCTCATCGATATGGACAAAACCAGCGACGGACACATTATTCCCGATGATAATTCTACCGCAAGCAAaaacaagcttatgcttgataTGCTGGAAGAAAAAAGAGCTTCCGAGCAGAGATTTATCGAGGAGAAGTATAAAAATTTACTGCAAATGAATACGCTAAACGTATCGACAGACGGGCTGTTTCAGGCGACGCCCGCATCACCGTCCAGTTCCCAAATCGCCGCAAGACAAGCTATACCCTAG
- the LOC139354438 gene encoding uncharacterized protein — MKSKNNSTSSQFRLKKLLSSEDKRAVEILEQTCQNKCGKYEVGLLWRNDLQKLPESRTTALKRLQCMRSRILSEPDLFSKIDDQIKNLLDEGYAKQLSDEEAKKEETRTWYLPVFIAPNPNKPGKIRLVWYAAAKTNGVCLNDFLLSGPDCLNPLIDVLLAFRVGKVAVSGDIAEMFHRINIRQEDMHSQCFLWYDVNRNKINTYVMRAMTFGINCAPFIAHYVRDKNAEVHQQQFPLTLDAIQRAHYVDDFIDSMSDEQKAIEISSQVKEVHSRGGFEIRNWASKSSTVLSYLKNDGDAKKQEPVQFGATEKVLENLAIKHQLRPRAARITVGGLESMEAVAASSGNIEYSEMLLPKDVFWNPNRPAHVRGR; from the exons ATGAAGTCAAAGAACAATTCAACCTCGAGTCAATTTCGCCTAAAAAAACTTCTTTCAAGCGAGGACAAACGAGCAGTCGAAATCCTAGAGCAGACTTGCCAAAACAAATGTGGCAAATACGAAGTTGGGCTTCTTTGGCGGAATGATCTTCAAAAACTTCCCGAGAGTCGCACTACAGCTCTAAAGCGCCTACAATGCATGAGGTCCAGAATTCTGAGCGAACCGGATCTGTTTTCAAAAATCGACGACCAAATTAAAAATCTTCTTGACGAAGGATACGCCAAGCAACTATCTGACGAGGAGGCGAAGAAAGAAGAAACTCGCACTTGGTACTTACCCGTATTTATAGCCCCAAATCCGAATAAGCCTGGAAAGATAAGGCTGGTTTGGTATGCGGCAGCAAAAACAAACGGAGTATGCCTCAACGACTTTCTGTTAAGCGGACCGGACTGCTTAAACCCACTCATCGACGTTCTCCTAGCCTTCAGAGTCGGAAAAGTCGCCGTAAGCGGCGACATCGCCGAAATGTTTCACAGGATCAACATTCGCCAGGAAGACATGCATTCTCAGTGCTTTCTTTGGTATGACGTCAACCGAAATAAGATAAACACTTACGTCATGCGTGCGATGACCTTTGGTATCAATTGTGCACCGTTCATAGCCCACTACGTTCGCGACAAAAATGCAGAAGTCCACCAGCAGCAATTCCCCTTAACCTTGGATGCGATTCAGCGTGCGCACTATGTCGACGACTTCATCGACAGTATGAGTGATGAACAGAAAGCCATCGAAATATCCAGCCAAGTAAAAGAGGTCCATTCCAGAGGCGGATTCGAAATTCGAAACTGGGCGTCAAAATCCAGTACAGTTCTCTCGTATCTTAAGAATGATGGAGACGCCAAAAAACAAGAGCCAGTGCAGTTCGGCGCTACAGAAAAGGTTTTGG AAAATCTGGCGATCAAACATCAGCTAAGACCAAGAGCTGCCAGAATCACTGTTGGAGGACTGGAATCAATGGAAGCTGTTGCTGCCTCAAGTGGCAACATTGAATATTCCGAGATGCTACTCCCCAAGGATGTCTTTTGGAACCCGAATCGGCCTGCACACGTTCGTGGACGCTAG
- the LOC139354439 gene encoding uncharacterized protein — protein MPQPPQMAPVPKARLTSFEKPFTCTGVDYFGPILVNVGRRKEKRWVALFTCLTLRAVHFEIAHSLDTSSCVMCFTNFMALRGTPRDIYSDNGTNFKATEKALREELIKINFDKIAIKFDGIKWKLNPPGAPHMGGAWERLVRTTKTVLKSICPNYNFNDESLRCALMEAQFIINSRPLTFVSLDSKDDSALTPNHLLMGSSNGYKPIKKEKMNLRRHWNEVKLFGDRFWQRWVKEFTPVLTRRTKWFERCPPISVGSVVIIVDENLPRNLWLKGRVTNTIPAKDGQVRRATIKTQHGILDRPATKIAVLDVGLEDGN, from the coding sequence ATGCCACAGCCTCCACAAATGGCCCCGGTTCCAAAAGCTAGGTTGACCAGTTTCGAAAAACCATTCACGTGCACCGGCGTTGATTATTTTGGGCCTATCCTAGTCAACGTTGGAAGACGCAAAGAGAAGAGATGGGTTGCGCTGTTTACCTGCTTAACCCTGCGTGCAGTCCACTTCGAGATCGCTCACAGCCTCGATACAAGCTCCTGTGTGATGTGTTTCACGAATTTCATGGCACTACGTGGGACACCAAGAGATATTTATTCCGATAATGGCACTAATTTCAAGGCCACGGAGAAAGCATTACGAGAGGAGCTGATCAAGATCAACTTCGATAAAATTGCAATCAAGTTCGACGGCATTAAATGGAAACTTAACCCTCCAGGAGCCCCTCACATGGGTGGTGCTTGGGAAAGATTAGTCCGCACAACCAAAACAGTCCTAAAAAGCATCTGCCCGAATTACAATTTCAACGACGAAAGCCTGAGGTGTGCTCTAATGGAAGCACAGTTCATCATAAACTCACGTCCGTTAACTTTCGTCAGCCTGGACTCCAAGGACGACTCCGCGCTGACTCCAAACCACCTGCTAATGGGCTCATCAAATGGATACAAACCAATCAAGAAAGAGAAGATGAATTTAAGACGTCATTGGAACGAGGTAAAACTTTTTGGAGATCGCTTTTGGCAACGCTGGGTGAAGGAGTTCACACCGGTACTTACTAGACGGACAAAATGGTTCGAAAGATGTCCCCCTATATCAGTCGGAAGCGTAGTCATTATCGTCGACGAAAACTTGCCTAGAAACTTATGGCTTAAGGGCCGCGTAACCAACACTATTCCCGCCAAGGACGGACAAGTTCGTCGAGCCACTATTAAAACGCAGCATGGGATCCTCGATCGACCAGCCACAAAGATTGCGGTCTTAGATGTCGGCTTAGAAGATGGTAACTGA